One genomic region from Deltaproteobacteria bacterium encodes:
- a CDS encoding replication-associated recombination protein A, whose protein sequence is MSRSSPPTSLFPGPKRPRAPLADRMRPRSLSEFEGQEEILGEGRFLSSVLSARPLPSLVFWGPPGSGKTTLARIIASETDAVFLPYSAVLSGIKEIKDALSELKRTVRSGERPAILFIDEIHRFNKAQQDALLPFVEEGTVTLFGTTTENPSFEIRNALLSRCRVLVLTPLSHAQVETIARRALTDGERGLRKTASFLAPEALRHIAEISDGDARVALNALEAAVAIAEHRNLGQVTVAVAEEALRKKALLYDKDGEEHYNLISAFHKSLRGSDPDASLYWLARMLAGGEDPLYIARRMIRFASEDIGNAAPGALQLTLAAAEAYRTMGSPEGELALAQAAVYLATAPKSNRIYTAFGRAMKDAENAGSHPVPLHLRNAPTRLMKELGYGEKYRYPHDFADAFIPENYFPETLGPRKYYEPSEAGYEKTIAERLKAWWDGTRKNRK, encoded by the coding sequence ATGAGCCGTTCAAGCCCTCCCACATCCCTCTTCCCGGGTCCGAAGCGGCCGCGCGCGCCGCTCGCCGACAGGATGCGGCCAAGGTCGTTGTCGGAGTTCGAAGGGCAGGAGGAGATCCTGGGAGAGGGAAGGTTCCTCTCCTCCGTGCTTTCCGCCCGTCCCCTCCCCTCACTGGTTTTCTGGGGTCCGCCGGGTTCGGGGAAAACCACTCTGGCCCGGATCATCGCGAGCGAGACGGACGCGGTCTTCCTTCCTTATTCGGCAGTCCTGTCGGGGATCAAGGAAATAAAGGACGCGCTTTCCGAGCTGAAACGGACCGTGCGATCGGGGGAACGCCCGGCCATCCTGTTCATCGACGAAATCCACCGCTTCAACAAGGCGCAGCAGGATGCGCTGCTGCCGTTCGTCGAAGAGGGCACGGTCACGCTCTTCGGCACCACGACGGAAAATCCGTCGTTCGAGATCCGAAACGCGCTGCTCTCGCGGTGCCGCGTTCTCGTCCTGACTCCGTTATCGCACGCACAGGTGGAAACCATCGCAAGGCGCGCCTTGACCGATGGGGAACGGGGGCTCCGAAAGACCGCGTCGTTCCTTGCTCCCGAGGCGCTCCGGCATATAGCGGAAATATCCGACGGGGACGCGCGCGTGGCTCTGAATGCGCTGGAGGCCGCTGTCGCGATTGCGGAACACCGGAACCTCGGACAGGTGACCGTGGCGGTCGCAGAGGAGGCGCTGAGAAAGAAGGCGCTTCTCTACGACAAGGACGGCGAAGAGCATTACAATCTCATCTCGGCGTTCCACAAGAGCCTGAGGGGATCGGATCCCGACGCGTCGCTCTATTGGCTGGCCCGAATGCTGGCGGGCGGCGAGGACCCGCTCTATATTGCGCGCAGGATGATCCGGTTCGCCTCGGAGGATATCGGCAACGCGGCGCCGGGAGCCCTGCAGCTGACTCTTGCCGCGGCGGAGGCATATCGCACAATGGGGAGCCCGGAAGGAGAGCTGGCCCTCGCGCAGGCGGCCGTATATCTGGCCACGGCGCCGAAGAGCAACAGGATATACACTGCGTTCGGACGGGCGATGAAGGACGCGGAGAACGCCGGCAGCCACCCGGTCCCGCTGCACCTGCGGAACGCACCCACAAGGCTGATGAAGGAGCTCGGATACGGGGAGAAATATCGATATCCGCACGACTTCGCCGACGCCTTCATCCCGGAGAACTACTTCCCCGAAACGCTCGGCCCCCGCAAGTACTACGAGCCTTCCGAAGCAGGTTACGAGAAGACGATCGCCGAGCGCCTCAAGGCGTGGTGGGACGGCACACGGAAGAACCGTAAATAG
- a CDS encoding PEGA domain-containing protein has protein sequence MKKLLVPVIGLSAVILLAGCFPKGQIYGVGNEGGLIFAVNPPDAEVLLDGVIQGKASEFTEERFLKVPAGTHVLELRLAGFETHRREVYVSNSLLRIEAALIHAGPGVGGR, from the coding sequence ATGAAGAAGCTCCTGGTGCCCGTAATCGGACTGTCGGCGGTCATCCTCCTCGCCGGATGCTTTCCCAAGGGGCAGATCTACGGGGTGGGGAACGAGGGGGGGCTGATATTCGCGGTGAACCCCCCCGACGCGGAGGTGCTGCTGGACGGCGTCATCCAGGGGAAGGCATCCGAGTTCACGGAGGAAAGGTTCCTGAAGGTGCCCGCCGGAACGCACGTGCTGGAGCTCAGGCTCGCAGGCTTCGAAACCCATCGCCGCGAGGTCTACGTTTCGAACTCGCTGCTTCGGATCGAGGCCGCCCTCATACACGCCGGTCCCGGAGTCGGCGGAAGGTAA
- a CDS encoding DUF799 family lipoprotein: MVAVLALLVAGGCGAAKRETVRPPSPSVGPKVAVAPMENRSNDLDASEIIRSAFAGEIAGRGWNVVPVEESDRMLRESLGISYGGQLRSTTPEEVCGALGVDGVFYGDVEEWNKTTTGIYNSVSVAAGFRLYRRDGSLAWQGADRQFRKNVPRGGGKEIGAEIVGHAIVNLLMNPMTPYGRTVGRNIAHKLPGGALHAPLASDNTIRGSGVAGQTDPAVTGGVK, encoded by the coding sequence TTGGTAGCCGTCCTTGCGTTGCTTGTCGCCGGGGGGTGCGGAGCCGCGAAGAGGGAAACGGTACGCCCGCCTTCGCCTTCGGTCGGGCCGAAGGTAGCCGTAGCGCCCATGGAAAACCGGAGCAATGACCTGGACGCCTCCGAGATAATCCGTTCCGCCTTTGCAGGCGAAATCGCCGGGAGGGGCTGGAACGTCGTTCCCGTCGAGGAAAGCGACCGCATGCTCAGGGAAAGCCTCGGAATCAGCTACGGGGGCCAATTGAGGTCCACCACGCCCGAAGAAGTGTGCGGGGCACTGGGAGTGGACGGCGTTTTCTACGGTGACGTTGAGGAGTGGAACAAAACGACGACCGGCATCTACAACAGCGTGTCCGTCGCGGCGGGGTTCCGGCTTTACCGCAGGGACGGCTCGCTGGCCTGGCAGGGCGCAGACCGGCAATTCAGGAAGAACGTGCCGCGCGGCGGAGGGAAGGAGATCGGCGCGGAGATCGTCGGTCATGCCATCGTCAACCTGCTGATGAACCCGATGACGCCGTACGGCAGGACGGTCGGAAGAAACATCGCCCACAAGCTTCCCGGCGGCGCGCTTCATGCTCCGCTTGCATCAGATAATACGATTCGGGGATCAGGCGTCGCCGGACAAACCGATCCCGCCGTCACAGGAGGAGTGAAATGA
- a CDS encoding ferredoxin, translating to MNRIAYVVKEECISCGVCVDTVPTVFRFDADQKAEVFDPEGDTEASIQEAMDLCPVTCIHWKE from the coding sequence ATGAACAGGATCGCGTATGTCGTGAAGGAGGAATGCATCAGTTGCGGAGTTTGCGTGGACACCGTGCCGACCGTGTTCCGCTTCGACGCGGACCAGAAAGCGGAAGTCTTCGACCCGGAGGGGGACACGGAAGCTTCAATACAGGAAGCGATGGACTTGTGTCCCGTCACTTGCATACACTGGAAGGAATGA
- a CDS encoding HD domain-containing protein, whose translation MAVDGVAEKAGSAPIDIGPDTPHPAKRKTRTETLARKFIIAFSAMFVIPLFIAVYLFTEYTTGLPKDSAQITVIVISVLILGMAGFFVTQSVVQTLLRAARDAAAIAEGDITRRLSTDAATEISDLAKNFNRITSRLQHTVDNLQTSKKQMQSLLSQVCASGSNRRDITDMFTVFLNTLLSLTGLEIGAIFLVSRADNRLRVRVSVGLPDEMKSTVIPAGEGIIGWVAANGQLVTTSESMPWRKTEALTEFEKSMPWSVHVPMMAGGKARGVISIGLRKGEKEITGDDLQMIQNLATQVAVAMENADLKEKMERTYVETVAALATAVEARDKYTRGHSKRVTEFSVEIARRMKLPEWFIRDVESAALLHDIGKIGIPDHILHNTGALPPDGVTFVLGHPIGGENILKPVGSLARLCPIVRHHHERYDGKGYPDCLKGEEIPLASRILAVADAFDAMISARAYKPTRTREEAIEELIRCKETQFDPECVTAFLSYLAENPEAGLLAIA comes from the coding sequence GTGGCCGTAGACGGTGTGGCCGAAAAGGCAGGTTCCGCTCCCATCGACATCGGCCCTGACACCCCGCATCCGGCAAAGCGCAAGACCAGGACCGAAACGCTTGCGAGGAAGTTCATCATCGCCTTTTCGGCGATGTTCGTCATCCCCCTGTTCATCGCGGTATATCTCTTCACCGAATATACCACCGGCTTGCCGAAGGATTCGGCCCAGATCACCGTCATCGTCATTTCCGTGTTGATCCTGGGAATGGCGGGGTTCTTCGTAACGCAGTCCGTGGTTCAGACTCTTCTGCGCGCGGCAAGGGACGCCGCGGCCATCGCCGAGGGGGACATCACACGGCGCCTGAGCACCGACGCCGCCACGGAAATCAGCGATCTCGCAAAGAATTTCAACCGCATCACCAGCCGGCTCCAGCACACCGTCGACAACCTCCAGACCTCCAAAAAGCAGATGCAGTCGCTTCTGTCGCAGGTTTGCGCCTCGGGCAGCAATCGGCGCGACATCACCGACATGTTCACCGTGTTTCTCAACACCCTTCTTTCCCTTACCGGCCTCGAAATCGGCGCCATCTTTCTCGTATCCCGGGCCGACAACCGCCTGAGGGTGCGTGTCTCCGTCGGGCTCCCCGATGAGATGAAATCCACCGTTATTCCGGCGGGGGAGGGGATCATCGGGTGGGTTGCCGCCAACGGACAATTGGTGACCACCTCCGAATCGATGCCGTGGCGGAAGACCGAGGCGCTCACCGAGTTCGAGAAAAGCATGCCGTGGTCCGTCCACGTCCCGATGATGGCAGGCGGAAAGGCCCGCGGCGTCATAAGCATCGGGCTGCGGAAGGGCGAGAAGGAGATTACGGGCGACGACCTCCAGATGATCCAGAACCTGGCGACCCAGGTTGCCGTCGCCATGGAAAACGCGGATCTGAAGGAAAAGATGGAGCGCACTTACGTCGAAACGGTGGCTGCGCTGGCGACCGCGGTGGAAGCGCGCGACAAATACACGAGGGGCCACTCCAAACGCGTCACCGAGTTCTCCGTCGAGATCGCGAGAAGGATGAAGCTGCCCGAGTGGTTCATCCGGGACGTCGAATCCGCGGCGCTGCTTCACGATATCGGCAAGATCGGCATCCCGGACCACATACTGCACAACACCGGGGCGCTGCCCCCGGACGGCGTAACGTTCGTCCTGGGCCACCCTATCGGGGGAGAAAACATCCTGAAGCCGGTCGGCTCGCTGGCGCGTCTCTGCCCCATCGTCCGGCACCACCATGAGCGATACGACGGAAAAGGGTACCCGGACTGCCTGAAAGGAGAGGAGATCCCGCTGGCGTCCCGCATCCTTGCCGTCGCCGACGCCTTCGATGCCATGATCTCCGCCCGCGCCTACAAGCCGACCCGGACACGGGAGGAGGCCATCGAGGAACTGATCCGTTGCAAGGAGACGCAGTTCGATCCCGAATGCGTGACCGCGTTCCTCTCCTATCTCGCCGAGAACCCCGAGGCCGGCCTCCTCGCTATCGCCTGA
- the spoVG gene encoding septation regulator SpoVG, producing the protein MEITEVKVYPVSDNEKLKGYATIIFDNCFVVRDLKIIDGNSGLFVAMPSKKKKDGTYRDTAHPLNTETRDMIEGAVLTEYDAELRKLDGMAAAR; encoded by the coding sequence ATGGAAATCACGGAGGTTAAGGTTTACCCGGTTTCGGACAACGAAAAACTCAAGGGGTACGCGACGATCATCTTCGACAACTGCTTCGTGGTGCGGGACCTGAAGATAATCGACGGCAATAGCGGCCTGTTCGTCGCGATGCCCAGCAAGAAGAAGAAGGACGGCACGTACCGGGACACGGCCCATCCTCTCAATACCGAGACCCGTGACATGATCGAGGGGGCGGTCCTGACGGAATACGATGCCGAACTGCGCAAACTTGACGGCATGGCGGCCGCCCGATAA
- the ispE gene encoding 4-(cytidine 5'-diphospho)-2-C-methyl-D-erythritol kinase, whose product MTAPTCLSILAPAKLNISLKVFGRRADGLHHIRSVMVPVSLYDEVTVEEADSGIHVTTDDPSIPGGDSNTCYRAAALYMEWAGTPKGVRIHVRKGIPSEAGLGGGSSDAAATLKGMMAVTGRVPSGDTLLGLAGRTGADVPFFTLNMPALAEGFGERLTPVDWSVPFFTLIVKPPFGLSTREGYERLRRGAGDPPGKADIPAFSCWEDVICAVTNDFESAWDIMHPEIGAIKGELLSAGARAAGLSGSGSAVFGLFDSAEAAHRARGMLSRDDGRRLFVARNI is encoded by the coding sequence GTGACCGCTCCCACATGTTTATCCATCCTCGCTCCTGCAAAATTGAACATTTCCCTCAAAGTTTTCGGCCGACGCGCCGACGGATTACATCACATCCGCTCGGTAATGGTCCCCGTTTCCCTCTACGACGAGGTAACGGTGGAAGAGGCCGATTCCGGAATTCATGTAACGACCGACGACCCGTCGATTCCCGGCGGGGATTCGAACACTTGTTACAGGGCGGCTGCGCTGTACATGGAATGGGCAGGGACGCCGAAAGGGGTCCGCATACATGTGCGGAAAGGGATTCCTTCCGAGGCAGGTCTTGGGGGCGGGAGCTCGGACGCGGCAGCAACGCTCAAGGGGATGATGGCGGTTACCGGGCGCGTCCCCTCAGGGGATACGCTGCTCGGTCTGGCCGGAAGAACGGGAGCGGATGTCCCTTTTTTCACCTTGAACATGCCGGCGCTGGCGGAGGGTTTCGGGGAACGGCTGACCCCGGTGGATTGGAGCGTGCCGTTCTTCACATTGATAGTGAAGCCGCCCTTCGGGCTTTCGACGAGGGAGGGGTACGAGCGGCTGCGGCGCGGGGCGGGCGATCCTCCCGGAAAGGCGGATATACCTGCCTTTTCATGCTGGGAGGACGTGATTTGCGCAGTCACCAACGATTTCGAGTCCGCGTGGGATATCATGCATCCGGAGATAGGAGCGATCAAGGGGGAGCTCCTGTCGGCGGGTGCGAGAGCGGCGGGGCTCTCCGGAAGCGGATCGGCTGTATTCGGATTGTTCGATAGCGCGGAAGCTGCGCATCGCGCGCGGGGGATGCTTTCGCGAGACGACGGGCGGAGGCTGTTCGTCGCCCGCAACATCTGA
- the clpB gene encoding ATP-dependent chaperone ClpB, giving the protein MISLDKLTVKSQEALQDAVRLASERGHAEVAPEHFFAALLRQEGGVAHDLFARTGISLTQLQADANALVAALPKVSGAVSRGLSPRLEPIFSRALSEADAFRDEYLSAEHFLLAFTSEPGKAADLLRKHGATRESLLSALTAIRGTQRITDENPEDKYQALDKYCRDLTEMARRDKLDPVVGRDDEVRRVIQVLSRRTKNNPVLIGEPGVGKTAIVEGLAQRIVTGDVPAGLKEKRVLSLDMGALIAGAKYRGEFEDRLKAVLKEISAAEGRVILFIDEMHTLVGAGKAEGALDASNMLKPALARGELRCVGATTFDEYRKHMEKDAALERRFQPVRVEEPTVEDTIAILRGLKERYEVHHGVRIKDTALVAAATLSHRYITDRFLPDKAIDLMDEAMSRLRIEIDSVPTEIDEVKRRKTQLEMEKLALSKETDEPSRERLARLEEELSSLSAREARDLALWEEEKKSIARGRTVKERIEQARSEMQWAEREGNLEKASELKYGTIPALQRDAESLANASPPGGQGGRLLKEEVDEEDIARIVSRWTGIPVSRLVEGEVQKLLRMEERLGARVVGQEEAVRLVSNAVRRAKSGLKDPRRPIGSFLFLGPTGVGKTELAKALAQFLFDDEAAMVRLDMSEYMEKHSVARMIGAPPGYVGYEEGGALTEAVRRKPYTVVLFDEVEKAHPDVFNVLLQILEDGRLTDGKGRTVDFRNAVAVLTSNIGSSWIQEMAGKGEKAVRDRVMEELRRVFRPEFLNRLDEIIIFNALGKEQLAAIVDLMMRELNSRLDDRNISVTLTGKARERIAEIGYDPAYGARPLRRAIQKHIQDPLALSILSGNFREGDAVVVDADAHSGLLFRKKE; this is encoded by the coding sequence ATGATTTCCCTCGACAAGCTCACCGTCAAGTCCCAGGAGGCGCTCCAGGACGCGGTGCGGCTCGCATCGGAGCGCGGGCACGCGGAAGTCGCTCCCGAGCACTTCTTCGCGGCGCTTCTCCGGCAGGAGGGAGGAGTCGCGCACGACCTCTTCGCCCGTACCGGCATTTCGCTCACGCAGCTCCAGGCGGATGCGAACGCCCTCGTCGCAGCATTGCCGAAAGTGTCCGGCGCGGTGTCGCGGGGACTCTCCCCCCGGCTGGAGCCGATTTTCTCGCGCGCGCTTTCCGAAGCCGACGCCTTCAGGGACGAGTACCTTTCCGCGGAGCACTTTCTCCTGGCGTTCACGTCCGAACCGGGGAAGGCGGCCGACCTTCTGCGCAAGCACGGAGCCACCCGCGAATCGCTCCTTTCCGCCCTGACCGCGATCCGCGGCACCCAGAGGATCACCGACGAGAATCCGGAAGACAAGTATCAGGCGCTCGACAAGTATTGCCGCGACCTGACGGAGATGGCCCGGCGCGACAAGCTCGACCCGGTGGTCGGGAGGGATGACGAGGTCCGGAGGGTGATCCAGGTGCTTTCGCGCCGCACGAAGAACAACCCGGTACTGATCGGCGAGCCGGGCGTGGGGAAAACGGCGATCGTGGAAGGGCTGGCCCAACGCATCGTGACAGGAGACGTGCCGGCGGGATTGAAGGAGAAACGGGTGCTTTCCCTCGACATGGGCGCGCTGATCGCCGGGGCGAAGTACCGCGGGGAGTTCGAGGACCGGCTCAAGGCGGTGCTCAAGGAGATCAGCGCCGCCGAGGGCCGCGTGATCCTCTTCATCGACGAAATGCACACCCTGGTCGGAGCGGGGAAGGCGGAAGGCGCGCTGGATGCCTCGAACATGCTCAAGCCCGCCCTGGCGCGCGGAGAGCTTCGGTGCGTAGGCGCTACGACCTTCGACGAATACCGGAAGCACATGGAGAAGGACGCGGCGCTGGAGCGGCGTTTCCAGCCGGTGCGCGTGGAAGAGCCCACGGTGGAGGACACGATCGCGATCCTTCGCGGGTTGAAGGAACGGTATGAGGTGCATCACGGGGTTCGTATCAAGGACACCGCCCTGGTTGCGGCCGCGACGCTGTCCCACCGGTACATCACGGACCGGTTCCTTCCCGACAAGGCCATCGATCTCATGGACGAAGCCATGTCCCGCCTGCGTATAGAGATAGACTCCGTCCCAACGGAGATCGACGAGGTCAAGCGCCGGAAGACCCAGCTCGAAATGGAGAAGCTCGCGCTTTCCAAGGAGACCGACGAGCCCTCCCGGGAGCGGCTTGCGCGCCTCGAGGAGGAGCTTTCGTCCCTTTCCGCGCGGGAGGCCCGCGACCTCGCCCTGTGGGAAGAGGAGAAGAAGTCGATCGCCCGGGGAAGGACCGTCAAGGAGCGGATCGAGCAGGCACGTTCCGAAATGCAGTGGGCGGAGCGGGAGGGGAACCTGGAAAAGGCGTCCGAGCTTAAATACGGGACGATCCCCGCTCTCCAGCGGGATGCCGAGTCGCTCGCGAATGCCTCTCCCCCAGGAGGGCAGGGGGGCAGGCTGCTCAAGGAAGAGGTGGACGAGGAGGACATCGCCCGGATCGTATCCAGGTGGACGGGAATCCCCGTATCGCGGCTTGTCGAAGGCGAAGTGCAGAAGCTTCTCCGGATGGAGGAGAGACTGGGCGCACGTGTAGTGGGACAGGAGGAAGCCGTCCGGCTCGTGTCGAACGCAGTCCGCCGTGCGAAATCCGGCCTGAAGGACCCCCGCCGCCCCATCGGTTCGTTCCTGTTCCTCGGGCCTACCGGCGTCGGGAAGACCGAGCTGGCGAAGGCGCTTGCGCAGTTCCTGTTCGACGACGAGGCCGCCATGGTCCGTCTCGACATGTCGGAATACATGGAAAAACATTCGGTCGCCCGGATGATCGGGGCTCCCCCCGGGTATGTCGGGTACGAGGAAGGGGGGGCGCTGACGGAGGCTGTCCGCCGAAAGCCTTACACGGTCGTTCTTTTCGACGAGGTGGAGAAAGCGCACCCGGACGTCTTCAATGTGCTTCTCCAGATCCTCGAAGACGGGCGGCTTACCGACGGGAAGGGCAGGACGGTGGACTTTCGTAACGCCGTTGCTGTCCTCACGTCCAATATCGGTTCTTCCTGGATCCAGGAGATGGCTGGAAAAGGGGAAAAGGCCGTCCGAGACAGGGTCATGGAGGAGCTTCGGCGGGTATTCCGCCCCGAGTTCCTGAACCGGCTGGACGAAATCATTATTTTCAACGCCCTGGGGAAAGAGCAGCTCGCCGCCATCGTCGATCTCATGATGCGCGAGCTCAACTCACGGCTGGATGATCGGAATATCAGCGTGACGTTGACTGGAAAGGCCAGGGAACGCATAGCGGAGATCGGGTACGATCCGGCTTATGGAGCAAGGCCCCTGCGGAGGGCCATACAAAAGCACATCCAGGATCCCCTCGCCCTTTCTATTCTATCGGGAAATTTCAGGGAAGGGGACGCCGTGGTAGTCGACGCGGACGCGCATTCCGGCTTGCTATTCAGGAAGAAGGAGTGA
- a CDS encoding DegQ family serine endoprotease, whose protein sequence is MNKGRLAVLLLAAVAVGVVISAALNLSPISNALFLGDKDKNPAVSSPAGSRLLPVDIPSMFKDVSPAVVNINTTQVVRLNRPRMRSPFGQQDPYDDFWNNFFGNIPKEQKRKSLGSGFIVSEDGYILTNAHVVEKADEISVTLLDKEEFKGEVVGTDPKTDIALIKIKSGKKLPFVHLGNSEKLEIGEWVLAIGNPFGLGHTVTAGIVSAKGRIIGSGPYDDFIQTDASINPGNSGGPLFNLKGEVVGINTAIIQGGQGIGFATPIHLAKSVLGQLKEKGKVTRGWLGVYIQKLTPDMAESLSVPGKKGAVVADVTKDGPAEKAGLRSGDVIVAFNGKSVSDEHELPQIVATTRPGQKVDVKVIRDGKEMTIPVTIAEMEGEPRRRAGGGPDLTKGLGLTVQDITAEIARHMELENRKGVIVSAVEPGSPADDAGFQDGDIVRQINRQPVPNTAEFQKQLKKVKSAKTVLFLVERGDARIFLAVKNK, encoded by the coding sequence ATGAACAAGGGACGTCTCGCGGTGCTGCTGCTCGCCGCGGTAGCCGTTGGGGTCGTGATCTCGGCCGCGCTGAACCTGTCTCCGATCAGCAACGCGCTGTTCCTGGGGGATAAGGACAAGAATCCCGCGGTTTCCTCCCCGGCCGGCTCCAGGCTGCTCCCGGTCGACATCCCTTCCATGTTCAAGGACGTTTCCCCGGCGGTGGTCAACATCAACACTACACAGGTGGTTCGGCTTAACCGTCCGCGGATGCGCTCCCCCTTCGGGCAGCAGGACCCCTACGACGATTTCTGGAACAATTTCTTCGGCAACATACCGAAGGAGCAGAAGCGGAAGAGCCTGGGATCGGGTTTCATCGTCTCGGAGGACGGGTACATCCTGACGAACGCCCACGTCGTGGAAAAGGCCGACGAGATCTCCGTCACGCTCCTCGACAAGGAAGAGTTCAAGGGCGAAGTGGTCGGGACCGATCCCAAGACCGACATCGCGCTGATAAAGATAAAATCCGGGAAAAAGCTTCCATTCGTCCACCTCGGCAATTCGGAGAAGCTGGAGATAGGGGAGTGGGTCCTTGCGATCGGGAACCCGTTCGGCCTGGGTCACACGGTCACGGCGGGGATCGTGAGCGCCAAGGGAAGGATCATAGGATCCGGACCGTACGACGATTTCATCCAGACCGACGCGTCGATCAATCCGGGGAACTCGGGAGGCCCCCTGTTCAACCTGAAAGGCGAAGTGGTGGGGATCAACACGGCGATCATCCAGGGAGGACAGGGGATCGGATTCGCTACCCCCATCCATCTTGCGAAGTCGGTCCTCGGCCAACTTAAGGAGAAGGGCAAGGTCACCCGCGGGTGGCTTGGCGTCTACATACAAAAGCTCACTCCCGATATGGCGGAGTCCCTTTCCGTCCCCGGAAAGAAAGGGGCGGTGGTGGCCGACGTGACCAAGGACGGGCCTGCCGAGAAGGCGGGGCTCCGGTCGGGGGACGTGATCGTGGCGTTCAACGGGAAGTCCGTTTCCGACGAGCACGAGCTTCCCCAGATCGTCGCTACCACACGGCCCGGCCAGAAGGTCGATGTCAAAGTGATCCGCGACGGCAAGGAGATGACCATACCCGTGACCATCGCGGAGATGGAAGGGGAGCCGCGCCGGCGCGCGGGAGGCGGACCGGACCTCACGAAGGGGCTTGGGCTGACGGTGCAGGACATCACCGCAGAGATCGCAAGGCACATGGAGCTCGAAAACCGCAAAGGCGTGATCGTCAGCGCCGTGGAGCCCGGAAGCCCGGCGGACGACGCAGGCTTCCAGGACGGCGACATCGTCCGGCAGATCAACCGGCAGCCGGTGCCCAACACCGCCGAGTTCCAGAAACAGCTGAAAAAGGTCAAGAGCGCGAAAACCGTCCTGTTCCTAGTGGAGCGCGGCGACGCCCGGATCTTCCTGGCGGTGAAGAACAAATAG
- a CDS encoding DUF1844 domain-containing protein has protein sequence MEEEKKGFKVVDKRGLEKEERETPAASPSPPPQQPEPPKETGNRPGPQDVKGEESPGAEPSSIGGPQFLDLVGMLQFGAMANMGMIRSSEGKRSPVNLPAAKDSIDLLSVLQEKTKGNLTEEETGILSEGLYHLRMGYLELMKAGQEKGGKGK, from the coding sequence ATGGAAGAGGAAAAGAAGGGTTTCAAGGTCGTCGACAAGCGCGGCTTGGAGAAGGAAGAGAGGGAAACACCCGCGGCGTCTCCTTCTCCGCCTCCGCAGCAGCCGGAGCCGCCGAAGGAAACCGGGAACCGGCCCGGGCCTCAGGATGTCAAAGGGGAAGAAAGCCCCGGTGCAGAGCCGTCTTCCATCGGTGGCCCCCAGTTCCTGGATCTTGTCGGCATGCTGCAGTTCGGTGCGATGGCCAACATGGGGATGATCCGGTCCTCCGAGGGCAAGCGTTCGCCCGTCAACCTGCCTGCCGCCAAGGATTCGATAGACCTTCTTTCGGTCCTCCAGGAGAAGACGAAGGGGAACCTCACGGAAGAGGAAACCGGAATCCTTTCGGAGGGACTGTACCATCTCCGGATGGGTTACCTGGAACTGATGAAGGCGGGGCAGGAAAAAGGAGGAAAGGGAAAGTGA